A window of the Verrucomicrobiia bacterium genome harbors these coding sequences:
- a CDS encoding LamG-like jellyroll fold domain-containing protein: MKTSSLRQLKLAIWCATAAGALQISAWGATLTNRYTFATDASDSVGGQHGTVVNGSIADGQVLLDNAFGVLSGDVNGKYVDLPDNLVTNYSSITMEVWVTPTHDDFTGGAFWNRIWDFGNTDGAAGIQPFMWMRSGNSLEAVRVDVVPVGGGSLIVGTPLANQTESHIVFTVDGATSRGRLYINGVLVGSNDNFTDTPAEMGSTTNNWLGRSQFLNGDTYFIGSINEFRIYEGALNPLEVAANHQGGPDSLNPNPGTVTNIHLQVNSPLSIGSGTKAVVTGETTALTNSVTITDLPISFSTGNSGIVTVDTNGNVTAVSSGTANIIATYAGVSATQAVQVIAIPTSLVHRYSFTSDANDSVGTAHGTLQGNAMIQDGRVVMDGSAAPPTYVDLPPFLIAATNLKNNAFTIQTWATVYPQVATWARLFDFGNIAGTAGQNYAFFSPNAGGAVRRFAIGSVGTEDQANQGGSLAGFTNVHIACVFNPNPGRQFMGLYINGVLAGTDTALINSLSTINNQFSWIGRAMFAADPMFTGEVDEFRIYDGELDRFQIAASAQAGPGSTNLSIGTFQSFAFETGGATIPLDTSRQVSAIMNFSLATNVSVLADNNLSLTSSDTNILTITSPAGVVRSTGLGTATLTAVYRYAVGATTNSYTNSVAITVVNPPAPTLVHRYSFTSDANDSVGTAHGTLEGGASVAGGELVLPGAGGYVDLPDNLLTSLADNATFELWVTDNGSATWARYLDFGNGEGQPTIFLTRQFSGAAQPRFDFASGFVNSSVPLTNGQKTHIVVVYDDANNGASIYVNGVLRGSSAAVATALATFVSTNNWIGRSQFAADPFAIANIDELRIYSGLFTQARVQASLTAGPNTLPVIVTPPMLSATLSGGNIVIRWTTNGTAAYSLQSSPALGTGQSWGSAGAPAVVGQNYQLTLPTTGDARFFRLTQ, translated from the coding sequence AACGGTTCCATCGCCGATGGACAGGTGCTTCTGGACAACGCTTTCGGCGTCCTTTCCGGCGATGTAAACGGAAAGTATGTGGATCTTCCTGACAACCTCGTAACGAACTATTCCTCGATCACGATGGAAGTGTGGGTGACACCGACCCACGACGACTTCACGGGCGGCGCGTTTTGGAATCGAATTTGGGACTTCGGAAACACGGACGGGGCTGCCGGTATTCAACCGTTCATGTGGATGCGCAGCGGCAACAGCCTGGAAGCTGTGCGGGTCGACGTCGTTCCCGTTGGTGGCGGCAGCCTGATTGTAGGCACGCCGCTCGCCAATCAAACCGAAAGCCACATTGTATTTACCGTGGATGGCGCGACGTCACGAGGGCGCCTCTACATCAACGGAGTGCTGGTCGGCTCAAATGACAACTTCACAGACACGCCGGCGGAGATGGGAAGCACCACGAATAACTGGCTCGGCCGTTCGCAGTTCTTAAACGGCGATACATACTTCATCGGCTCCATCAACGAGTTCCGCATTTACGAGGGTGCGTTGAATCCTTTGGAAGTCGCGGCGAATCATCAGGGAGGCCCTGATTCGCTGAACCCGAATCCGGGAACAGTCACAAATATCCACCTCCAGGTGAATTCACCGCTGAGTATCGGTTCCGGTACGAAGGCCGTCGTTACTGGCGAAACCACTGCTTTGACGAACTCGGTCACCATTACAGACCTGCCGATTTCGTTTTCCACCGGCAACTCCGGCATTGTGACGGTTGATACCAACGGCAACGTCACAGCTGTTTCATCCGGCACAGCGAACATCATTGCGACCTACGCCGGGGTGTCCGCCACACAAGCTGTCCAGGTGATTGCGATTCCGACGTCGCTCGTCCATCGGTATAGCTTCACCAGCGACGCGAACGATTCAGTGGGAACGGCCCATGGAACCCTTCAGGGAAACGCCATGATCCAAGACGGCCGGGTGGTCATGGATGGGAGTGCTGCCCCCCCGACGTATGTGGATTTGCCACCCTTCCTGATTGCGGCAACCAACCTGAAGAACAATGCGTTCACGATCCAAACATGGGCGACTGTCTATCCGCAAGTGGCAACCTGGGCTCGCCTGTTTGATTTCGGCAACATCGCGGGGACTGCCGGACAAAACTACGCATTCTTCAGCCCCAATGCCGGCGGCGCTGTTCGTCGTTTCGCCATCGGATCTGTTGGTACTGAAGACCAGGCAAACCAGGGCGGCAGCCTTGCGGGATTTACGAATGTTCACATAGCTTGTGTCTTCAATCCAAATCCCGGGCGTCAGTTCATGGGATTATACATAAACGGTGTTCTGGCGGGTACGGACACGGCTTTGATCAACAGCCTCAGCACGATCAACAACCAGTTCAGCTGGATCGGGCGAGCCATGTTCGCGGCGGATCCCATGTTTACGGGCGAGGTTGATGAGTTTCGCATCTATGACGGCGAGTTGGACCGCTTCCAGATTGCTGCCAGCGCCCAGGCCGGCCCGGGGAGTACAAACCTAAGCATTGGCACGTTCCAGAGCTTCGCCTTCGAAACGGGTGGGGCAACAATTCCGCTGGATACGTCACGGCAGGTCTCCGCCATCATGAACTTCAGCCTCGCCACGAACGTGAGCGTCCTCGCAGATAACAACCTGAGCCTCACGTCGAGTGACACAAACATCCTCACCATCACCAGCCCGGCCGGCGTGGTTCGCTCGACAGGCCTTGGGACGGCAACCCTGACTGCCGTTTACCGTTACGCTGTTGGTGCGACGACTAATTCGTATACAAACAGCGTGGCGATTACCGTGGTGAACCCGCCCGCCCCCACCCTGGTTCATCGCTATTCGTTCACATCAGATGCGAACGACTCAGTGGGAACGGCTCATGGCACCCTCGAGGGCGGAGCGTCAGTGGCTGGCGGCGAGCTGGTCTTGCCGGGAGCAGGGGGTTATGTCGACCTTCCGGATAACCTGCTGACATCACTGGCGGATAACGCCACGTTCGAGTTGTGGGTTACCGACAACGGCAGCGCGACCTGGGCGCGCTATCTGGATTTCGGCAACGGCGAGGGACAACCGACGATCTTCCTCACCCGCCAGTTCTCGGGAGCGGCACAGCCGCGGTTTGACTTTGCCAGCGGGTTCGTTAATTCCAGCGTCCCGCTCACAAACGGACAAAAGACACACATCGTGGTCGTTTATGACGATGCGAACAATGGAGCGTCCATTTACGTGAATGGAGTGTTGCGCGGGAGCAGCGCTGCCGTCGCCACCGCGTTGGCGACGTTTGTATCGACGAACAATTGGATAGGCCGATCCCAGTTTGCTGCCGATCCGTTTGCCATTGCGAACATCGACGAGCTTCGCATCTATTCTGGGCTCTTCACGCAGGCTCGGGTTCAGGCGAGCTTGACTGCAGGTCCGAATACGTTGCCTGTGATCGTCACTCCGCCAATGTTGTCGGCGACTTTGAGCGGCGGTAATATCGTCATCCGCTGGACCACGAATGGAACGGCTGCCTATAGTCTTCAGTCGTCCCCGGCCCTTGGCACTGGGCAATCATGGGGTAGTGCTGGAGCACCTGCCGTGGTTGGGCAGAATTATCAGCTGACCCTGCCCACAACAGGTGATGCGCGGTTCTTCCGCCTCACTCAGTAA